From the genome of Rathayibacter sp. VKM Ac-2759, one region includes:
- a CDS encoding D-2-hydroxyacid dehydrogenase — protein sequence MTQERLRVVAATPISDELIARVVELEPRIDFVADQSLLAPMRHPGDHQGDPAFERTPEQQAAFEALIDSAEVLYGVPDETPSALARAVEANPGLRWVQTMPAGGGAQVKAAGLDSEQLERIAFSTSAGVHAAPLAEFSLFGLLAGAKTLPRLQALQSERVWGSRWTMGLLSQQTILVVGLGSIGRETARLLAQFGARVLGTSRHEESVEHVDEIVAPSAIADVAGRIDGVVVTLPGTSATEKLVGADFLAALKPGATLVSVGRGTVIDEEALIAALDDGRVGYAALDVVAEEPLADASPLWTHPNVLISPHTAALNAAEDRLIAELFARNATRFLDGEPLMNRVDTVEFY from the coding sequence GTGACCCAGGAACGCCTCCGCGTCGTCGCCGCCACCCCGATCAGCGACGAGCTGATCGCCCGCGTGGTCGAGCTCGAACCGCGGATCGACTTCGTCGCCGACCAGAGCCTCCTCGCGCCGATGCGCCACCCCGGCGATCACCAGGGCGACCCCGCGTTCGAGCGCACGCCCGAGCAGCAGGCCGCCTTCGAGGCGCTGATCGACTCGGCCGAGGTGCTCTACGGGGTGCCCGACGAGACTCCGTCGGCGCTCGCCCGTGCCGTCGAGGCCAACCCCGGGCTGCGCTGGGTGCAGACCATGCCCGCGGGCGGCGGCGCCCAGGTCAAGGCGGCGGGGCTCGACTCCGAGCAGCTCGAGCGCATCGCGTTCTCGACCTCGGCCGGCGTGCACGCCGCGCCCCTCGCGGAGTTCTCGCTCTTCGGCCTGCTCGCCGGCGCCAAGACGCTGCCCCGGCTGCAGGCGCTCCAGAGCGAGCGCGTGTGGGGGTCGCGCTGGACGATGGGGCTGCTCTCGCAGCAGACGATCCTCGTCGTGGGCCTCGGCAGCATCGGCCGCGAGACCGCCCGCCTGCTCGCGCAGTTCGGCGCCCGGGTCCTCGGCACGAGCCGCCACGAGGAGTCGGTCGAGCACGTCGACGAGATCGTCGCGCCCTCGGCGATCGCCGACGTGGCCGGGCGGATCGACGGAGTCGTGGTGACGCTCCCCGGCACCAGCGCGACCGAGAAGCTGGTCGGCGCCGACTTCCTCGCGGCGCTGAAGCCGGGTGCGACGCTCGTCAGCGTCGGCCGCGGCACGGTGATCGACGAGGAGGCGCTGATCGCCGCCCTCGACGACGGACGCGTCGGCTACGCCGCTCTCGACGTGGTCGCGGAGGAGCCGCTCGCCGACGCGAGCCCGCTGTGGACGCATCCGAACGTGCTGATCAGCCCCCACACCGCCGCCCTCAACGCCGCCGAGGACCGCCTGATCGCCGAGCTGTTCGCCCGCAACGCGACCCGGTTCCTCGACGGCGAGCCGCTGATGAATCGCGTCGACACCGTCGAGTTCTACTGA
- a CDS encoding DEAD/DEAH box helicase, giving the protein MATTDTPSSAPESDTAPEAATTPEADSAPSLTFTDLGLSDPVLKALKEVGYETPSAIQAATIPSLLSGRDVLGVAQTGTGKTAAFALPILSRLDLSQKTPQALVLAPTRELALQVCEAFERYASGLRGVHVLPVYGGQGYGTQLSALRRGVHVVVGTPGRIMDHLEKGTLDLSQLKFLVLDEADEMLKMGFAEDVETILADTPIEKQIALFSATMPAQIRRISGKYLKEPEEITVKNKTTTSVNTTQRYLMVSYPQKVDALTRILEVENFEGMIVFVRTKSETESLAEKLRARGYTAAAISGDVQQAQRERTVEQLKSGKLDILVATDVAARGLDVERISHVVNYDIPIDTESYVHRIGRTGRAGRSGAAISFVTPRERRLLVAIEKATRQPLTEMRMPSVEDVNVTRLSRFDDAITEALADRERLDRFRDIIGHYVEHHDVVESDVAAALAIVAQGEEPLLLSPDDPRFARRERDGRSDSRSDRGDDRGERPERRQRSSNSNLASYRIEVGRRQRVEPRQIVGALANEGGLNRGDFGHIDIRPDFSIVELPADLSQDVLDRLAGTRISGQLIELKPDRRPSRAGGDRGGRPSGPSRSSDRPERKPRY; this is encoded by the coding sequence ATGGCGACCACCGATACACCTTCTTCCGCCCCCGAGAGCGACACCGCTCCGGAGGCAGCGACCACTCCCGAGGCCGATTCCGCCCCCTCGCTGACCTTCACCGACCTCGGCCTGAGCGACCCCGTGCTCAAGGCGCTCAAGGAGGTCGGCTACGAGACCCCCTCGGCGATCCAGGCCGCGACGATCCCCTCCCTCCTCTCCGGCCGCGACGTCCTCGGCGTCGCGCAGACCGGCACCGGCAAGACCGCCGCGTTCGCGCTGCCGATCCTGTCGCGGCTCGACCTCTCGCAGAAGACCCCGCAGGCCCTCGTCCTCGCGCCCACGCGTGAGCTCGCACTGCAGGTCTGCGAGGCGTTCGAGCGCTACGCGTCCGGCCTCCGCGGCGTCCACGTGCTCCCCGTCTACGGCGGTCAGGGCTACGGCACGCAGCTCTCCGCGCTCCGCCGCGGCGTCCACGTCGTCGTCGGCACGCCCGGCCGCATCATGGACCACCTCGAGAAGGGCACGCTCGACCTCTCGCAGCTCAAGTTCCTGGTGCTCGACGAGGCCGACGAGATGCTCAAGATGGGCTTCGCGGAGGACGTCGAGACGATCCTCGCCGACACCCCGATCGAGAAGCAGATCGCGCTGTTCTCGGCGACGATGCCCGCTCAGATCCGCCGCATCTCGGGCAAGTACCTCAAGGAGCCCGAGGAGATCACGGTCAAGAACAAGACCACGACCTCCGTCAACACCACCCAGCGCTACCTGATGGTGTCGTACCCGCAGAAGGTCGACGCCCTCACCCGCATCCTCGAGGTCGAGAACTTCGAGGGCATGATCGTGTTCGTCCGCACCAAGAGCGAGACGGAGTCGCTGGCCGAGAAGCTGCGCGCCCGCGGGTACACCGCCGCCGCGATCAGCGGAGACGTGCAGCAGGCCCAGCGCGAGCGCACGGTCGAGCAGCTGAAGTCGGGCAAGCTCGACATCCTGGTCGCGACGGATGTCGCCGCCCGCGGTCTCGACGTCGAGCGGATCAGCCACGTCGTCAACTACGACATCCCGATCGACACCGAGTCGTACGTGCACCGCATCGGCCGCACCGGTCGTGCCGGCCGCAGCGGAGCCGCGATCAGCTTCGTCACGCCGCGCGAGCGCCGCCTCCTCGTCGCGATCGAGAAGGCGACCCGCCAGCCCCTCACCGAGATGCGGATGCCGAGCGTCGAGGACGTCAACGTCACCCGCCTCTCGCGCTTCGACGACGCGATCACGGAGGCGCTCGCCGATCGCGAGCGGCTCGACCGGTTCCGCGACATCATCGGCCACTACGTCGAGCACCACGACGTGGTCGAGTCGGACGTCGCCGCCGCGCTGGCGATCGTCGCGCAGGGCGAGGAGCCGCTGCTGCTCTCGCCCGACGACCCGCGCTTCGCCCGTCGCGAGCGCGACGGCCGCAGCGACAGCCGCTCGGACCGCGGCGACGACCGGGGCGAGCGCCCCGAGCGCCGTCAGCGCTCGTCGAACAGCAACCTGGCGTCGTACCGCATCGAGGTCGGCCGCCGTCAGCGCGTCGAGCCCCGCCAGATCGTGGGCGCGCTCGCGAACGAGGGCGGGCTCAACCGCGGCGACTTCGGGCACATCGACATCCGTCCGGACTTCTCGATCGTCGAGCTGCCGGCCGACCTGTCGCAGGACGTGCTCGACCGTCTCGCCGGCACCCGCATCAGCGGTCAGCTGATCGAGCTGAAGCCCGACCGTCGTCCGAGCCGCGCCGGCGGCGACCGCGGCGGCCGCCCCTCGGGCCCGTCGCGCTCGTCGGACCGTCCGGAGCGCAAGCCCCGCTACTGA
- a CDS encoding methionine ABC transporter permease translates to MDALIPLLPKLGEATGQTLYIVALSLLFGGLGGLVIGLGLALTRGGALFANRFVHGLLNVIVNVFRPIPFIIFIAAAQPLARLVVGSGIGTDAIVFTLSLAAAFGIGRIVEQNLLTVGPGVIEAARSVGASRLRIVRTVLLPEALGPLILGYTFVFVAIVDMSAVAGYIGAGGLGTFAIQYGYRQFEPVVTWAAVLVIIVIVQVVQLLGNVLARRVLRR, encoded by the coding sequence ATGGACGCGCTGATCCCCCTGCTGCCCAAGCTCGGCGAGGCCACCGGCCAGACGCTCTACATCGTTGCGCTCAGCCTCCTGTTCGGCGGGCTCGGCGGGCTCGTGATCGGGCTGGGCCTCGCGCTCACCCGCGGCGGAGCGCTCTTCGCGAACCGGTTCGTCCACGGCCTGCTGAACGTGATCGTCAACGTCTTCCGGCCGATCCCGTTCATCATCTTCATCGCCGCCGCGCAGCCCCTCGCGCGACTCGTGGTCGGCTCGGGCATCGGCACCGACGCAATCGTGTTCACGCTGTCGCTGGCCGCGGCCTTCGGCATCGGGCGGATCGTCGAGCAGAACCTGCTGACGGTCGGCCCCGGCGTGATCGAGGCCGCGCGCTCGGTCGGCGCGAGCCGCCTCCGGATCGTGCGCACCGTGCTGCTGCCCGAGGCGCTCGGGCCGCTGATCCTCGGCTACACCTTCGTCTTCGTCGCGATCGTCGACATGTCGGCGGTCGCCGGGTACATCGGAGCGGGCGGTCTCGGCACCTTCGCGATCCAGTACGGCTACCGGCAGTTCGAGCCGGTGGTCACCTGGGCGGCCGTGCTCGTCATCATCGTGATCGTGCAGGTCGTGCAGCTGCTCGGCAACGTGCTGGCCCGCCGCGTGCTGCGGCGCTGA
- a CDS encoding methionine ABC transporter ATP-binding protein — MTLIRLTDVSKTYPPTSRGGASAVAVDGVSLEIEAGDVYGVIGYSGAGKSTLARLINALEPATSGSIEIDGREIVGLPERELRRLRLGIGMIFQQFNLFGSKTVWQNVAYPLQVAGTPRAELRARVDEMLRFVGLSEKARSHPEQLSGGQKQRVGIARALAASPRILLADEATSALDPDTTGEVLALLRRINEELGVTIVVITHEMDVVQQLATKVAVMEAGRVVERGPVFDVFSAPQQPVTRRFVSTVVRSVPSAAEAAVLRERHRGRLVTLSFSDDSASQGEVFAEIARAGVPLELVYGGITDVRGRAFGHLTVALDAPDDTVDPLLARLGGRITLTEVPAWTR; from the coding sequence GTGACGCTCATCAGGCTCACCGATGTGAGCAAGACCTATCCGCCGACGTCGCGCGGGGGCGCGAGCGCCGTGGCCGTGGACGGCGTCAGCCTCGAGATCGAGGCGGGCGACGTCTACGGCGTCATCGGCTACTCGGGCGCCGGCAAGAGCACGCTCGCGCGGCTCATCAACGCCCTCGAGCCCGCGACGAGCGGGAGCATCGAGATCGACGGGCGCGAGATCGTCGGACTCCCCGAGCGGGAGCTGCGGCGCCTCCGCCTCGGGATCGGCATGATCTTCCAGCAGTTCAACCTGTTCGGCTCGAAGACGGTGTGGCAGAACGTCGCCTACCCGCTGCAGGTCGCCGGCACGCCGCGAGCCGAGCTGCGCGCGCGGGTCGACGAGATGCTCCGCTTCGTCGGACTCTCGGAGAAGGCGCGCAGCCACCCCGAGCAGCTCTCGGGCGGGCAGAAGCAGCGCGTCGGCATCGCCCGCGCCCTCGCCGCCTCGCCGCGCATCCTCCTCGCCGACGAGGCCACCAGCGCCCTCGACCCCGACACCACGGGCGAGGTCCTGGCGCTCCTGCGGCGCATCAACGAGGAGCTCGGCGTCACCATCGTCGTGATCACGCACGAGATGGACGTCGTGCAGCAGCTCGCGACGAAGGTCGCCGTGATGGAGGCGGGGCGCGTCGTCGAGCGCGGCCCCGTCTTCGACGTCTTCTCGGCCCCGCAGCAGCCGGTGACCCGGCGCTTCGTCTCGACCGTCGTCCGCTCGGTCCCCTCCGCGGCGGAGGCGGCGGTGCTGCGCGAGCGCCACCGCGGCCGCCTGGTCACCCTGTCGTTCTCGGACGACTCCGCCTCGCAGGGCGAGGTCTTCGCCGAGATCGCCCGGGCCGGCGTGCCGCTCGAGCTCGTCTACGGAGGCATCACCGACGTCCGCGGGCGCGCCTTCGGCCACCTCACCGTCGCCCTCGACGCCCCCGACGACACCGTCGACCCCCTGCTGGCCCGCCTCGGCGGCCGCATCACCCTCACGGAGGTGCCCGCATGGACGCGCTGA
- a CDS encoding EAL domain-containing protein gives MSDESAGTSASGVSLPERAASAAAVKTLRLSVGIGGLVLALALLVPHASALPGRWLPFLVLLVAMWITASFRLELASGIGTVTFGVGVSVLAFLAQDVPAVEALLLWLLALTLFQVLARRPWLSVLYWTGLASLSGGAFLLVLSLFPQTGWWPVVAAVPAVLAYGALSIGFEYLQAWLSLADIPDVPRPALRADRVALVLGLNVALVVLAYGAHLSSGVQRIEIADGLDIRSANTLGLVALVIAVISQNLRRSRVERKLNGLIEASLALPWGDQAAIFETLERAARTAIPSASTRIAEQPGRPFELSAPVTAPGLGVRHVVLTRRPDSDGFSALEHRTLLALAHIATQALYDRRTTRTLRDQATTDSLTGLTNLRGLYEEFGAITDPSHRAMLFMDLDDFKSVNDTHGHSAGNVVLEEVGRRIRESVRSDDVVARIGGDEFAVLLDSATAGAVALRIARAVERPVIVGGATLHPRISIGTPVVVDGGSFDGVMQEADARMYESKKGRKGAAPDGADLLAEVHTAVLDGTVRVAFQPVIDVAERRIIGFEALARHTRPDGTPLSPLTLVDIARSLGILDRLTIQIVDQAVACMAEFRAIDDSVAFLSVNIEAEQLMHDEVVDRIRSHRTSEQGIELCLELTEGSIGDVDEAVIDRVRMLTADGIAIALDDYGQEHAAAAALLTVPLSIVKIDRVFLSDEENPRHATILRSIINLVSDLDMHTIVEGVETPSAHALLTSLRAERAQGYFYGRPLFPDLVKERLRTTGTAALPDQPAD, from the coding sequence GTGAGCGACGAATCTGCGGGCACCTCCGCCTCGGGAGTCTCCCTGCCCGAGCGCGCCGCCTCGGCCGCCGCCGTCAAGACCCTCCGCCTCTCGGTCGGTATCGGCGGTCTCGTCCTCGCCCTCGCCCTGCTGGTCCCGCACGCATCGGCGCTGCCGGGCCGCTGGCTCCCGTTCCTCGTGCTGCTCGTCGCGATGTGGATCACCGCCTCGTTCCGCCTGGAGCTCGCCTCCGGGATCGGCACGGTCACCTTCGGCGTCGGCGTCTCGGTGCTCGCGTTCCTCGCGCAGGACGTGCCCGCGGTCGAGGCGCTCCTGCTCTGGCTCCTCGCCCTCACGCTCTTCCAGGTGCTCGCGCGGAGGCCGTGGCTGTCCGTTCTGTACTGGACCGGCCTCGCCTCGCTCTCGGGCGGCGCGTTCCTGCTGGTGCTCTCGCTGTTCCCGCAGACCGGCTGGTGGCCCGTCGTCGCGGCGGTGCCGGCGGTGCTCGCCTACGGCGCGCTCTCGATCGGGTTCGAGTACCTGCAGGCGTGGCTCTCGCTCGCCGACATCCCCGATGTCCCCCGCCCCGCCCTGCGCGCCGACCGGGTCGCGCTCGTGCTGGGCCTCAACGTGGCGCTGGTGGTGCTCGCGTACGGCGCGCACCTGTCGTCGGGAGTGCAGCGGATCGAGATCGCCGACGGCCTCGACATCCGCTCGGCCAACACGCTCGGACTCGTCGCGCTCGTCATCGCCGTCATCAGCCAGAATCTGCGCCGCAGCCGGGTCGAGCGCAAGCTCAACGGGCTGATCGAGGCGTCGCTGGCGCTGCCCTGGGGCGACCAGGCGGCGATCTTCGAGACGCTCGAGCGCGCGGCGCGCACGGCGATCCCCTCGGCGAGCACCCGCATCGCCGAGCAGCCGGGACGCCCCTTCGAGCTCTCGGCGCCCGTGACCGCGCCGGGGCTCGGCGTCCGTCACGTGGTGCTGACCCGCCGTCCCGACTCGGACGGCTTCTCGGCCCTCGAGCACCGGACCCTGCTCGCTCTCGCGCACATCGCGACCCAGGCCCTCTACGACCGCCGCACGACTCGCACGCTGCGCGACCAGGCGACGACCGACTCGCTCACCGGGCTCACGAACCTGCGCGGACTCTACGAGGAGTTCGGCGCGATCACCGACCCCTCCCACCGCGCGATGCTCTTCATGGACCTCGACGACTTCAAGTCCGTCAACGACACCCACGGCCACTCGGCGGGCAACGTCGTGCTCGAGGAGGTCGGGCGCCGGATCCGCGAGAGCGTGCGCAGCGACGACGTGGTCGCGCGCATCGGCGGCGACGAGTTCGCCGTGCTCCTCGACTCGGCCACCGCCGGAGCCGTCGCGCTCCGGATCGCACGCGCCGTCGAGCGCCCCGTTATAGTCGGCGGCGCGACCCTCCACCCCCGGATCAGCATCGGCACTCCTGTCGTCGTCGACGGCGGCAGCTTCGACGGGGTCATGCAGGAGGCGGACGCGCGGATGTACGAGTCGAAGAAGGGCCGCAAGGGCGCGGCCCCCGACGGAGCCGACCTGCTCGCCGAGGTCCACACCGCCGTGCTGGACGGGACCGTCAGGGTCGCGTTCCAGCCGGTCATCGACGTCGCCGAGCGGCGGATCATCGGCTTCGAGGCGCTGGCCCGTCACACGCGCCCCGACGGCACGCCGCTCAGCCCGCTCACCCTCGTCGACATCGCCCGGTCGCTCGGGATCCTCGACCGGCTGACGATCCAGATCGTCGACCAGGCCGTCGCCTGCATGGCCGAGTTCCGGGCGATCGACGACAGCGTCGCCTTCCTCAGCGTCAACATCGAGGCCGAGCAGCTGATGCACGACGAGGTCGTCGACCGGATCCGGTCGCACCGCACCTCGGAGCAGGGCATCGAGCTGTGCCTCGAGCTCACGGAGGGGTCGATCGGCGACGTCGACGAGGCCGTGATCGACCGGGTGCGGATGCTCACCGCCGACGGCATCGCCATCGCGCTCGACGACTACGGGCAGGAGCACGCGGCCGCGGCGGCCCTGCTGACCGTGCCGCTCAGCATCGTCAAGATCGACAGGGTGTTCCTCTCGGACGAGGAGAACCCGCGGCACGCCACGATCCTCCGCTCGATCATCAACCTCGTCTCGGACCTCGACATGCACACGATCGTCGAGGGCGTCGAGACGCCGTCGGCCCACGCGCTGCTGACGAGCCTCCGGGCCGAGCGCGCGCAGGGCTACTTCTACGGCCGCCCGCTGTTCCCCGACCTCGTCAAGGAGCGTCTGCGGACGACGGGGACGGCGGCCCTGCCCGACCAGCCGGCCGACTGA
- a CDS encoding polysaccharide pyruvyl transferase family protein, which translates to MTSTPRRIVFLGTHGQHNIGDELLLETFLTRLGSEHRYVVNSYDPDGTRRQLGDRFDVEVIDTARDRILLLRRLLTCDLLCFGGGSIVKELYASTGRHRHSTLLMLLGVVTFAHLVARRPIAMLHIGVGPLRTRLGRRLARTILKQVDELTVRDGLSLETCRRIGVDAARVPDAVFSHDRADLLPGTPPDAVRGERLRIALNLNIDIEAPERWEPFLDALAAALLAVGAQRPIELHALPMQIGFKARDDAEVLDAFAARVPDLPFVRHRPGDAAAVARILEDCDALVGERLHAVVLASVLGVPSYVLAYDVKVRELVSILGLDEWSVDINRPFDPGVLSERLVALLDRRAAVSESVAARADELRGETLAAFTAARAWIDSAGGTA; encoded by the coding sequence ATGACCTCGACCCCCCGCAGGATCGTGTTCCTCGGAACCCACGGTCAGCACAACATCGGCGACGAGCTGCTGCTCGAGACGTTCCTGACCCGCCTGGGCAGCGAGCACCGCTACGTGGTCAACAGCTACGACCCCGACGGCACCCGGCGGCAGCTCGGCGACCGCTTCGACGTCGAGGTCATCGACACCGCACGCGATCGCATCCTCCTCCTGCGGCGCCTGCTCACCTGCGATCTGCTGTGCTTCGGAGGCGGCAGCATCGTGAAGGAGCTCTACGCCTCGACCGGCCGGCACCGCCACTCGACCCTCCTGATGCTCCTGGGCGTGGTCACCTTCGCGCACCTCGTCGCGCGCAGGCCGATCGCGATGCTGCACATCGGAGTCGGTCCGCTCCGGACGCGGCTCGGACGACGGCTCGCCCGGACGATCCTCAAGCAGGTCGACGAGCTCACCGTGCGCGACGGGCTCTCGCTCGAGACCTGCCGGAGGATCGGGGTCGACGCCGCCCGCGTGCCCGACGCCGTGTTCTCGCACGACCGCGCCGACCTGCTCCCGGGAACGCCGCCGGACGCGGTGCGGGGCGAGCGGCTCCGCATCGCCCTGAACCTCAACATCGACATCGAGGCGCCCGAGCGCTGGGAGCCCTTCCTCGACGCTCTCGCGGCCGCCCTCCTCGCGGTCGGGGCCCAGCGGCCGATCGAGCTGCACGCTCTGCCGATGCAGATCGGCTTCAAGGCCCGCGACGACGCCGAGGTGCTCGACGCGTTCGCCGCCCGCGTGCCCGATCTGCCGTTCGTGCGGCACCGGCCCGGCGACGCCGCCGCCGTGGCGCGGATCCTCGAGGACTGCGACGCGCTCGTCGGCGAGCGGCTGCACGCGGTCGTCCTCGCCTCCGTGCTCGGGGTGCCGTCGTACGTGCTGGCGTACGACGTGAAGGTCCGCGAGCTCGTCTCGATCCTCGGGCTCGACGAGTGGAGCGTGGACATCAACCGGCCGTTCGACCCCGGAGTGCTGAGCGAGAGGCTCGTCGCCCTGCTCGACCGGCGCGCTGCGGTGTCGGAGTCGGTCGCGGCCCGCGCCGACGAGCTCCGCGGCGAGACCCTCGCCGCCTTCACCGCGGCGCGAGCCTGGATCGACTCCGCCGGCGGGACCGCGTGA
- a CDS encoding MetQ/NlpA family ABC transporter substrate-binding protein, translating into MSLRSTLLATTAITASALLLAGCSSAASGDDDAVRIGVVGASDPYWATYEKAAEDEGIDVEIVDFTDYNQPNPALTEGEIDLNQFQHLVYLSQYNTSADADLVPIGATAIYPLGLYSTQYDSVDDIPEGATVAVPDDASNQARGLLVLQSAGLIELKDGGSILSSVDDVDTSSSKVEVTALDAALTATSLPDVAAAIVNNDYLEGAGLAASDAIAEDDPSDPNAIPYVNVFAARSEDADNETYGKLVEIYQNTQAVLDGVSEQSGGTAIFVKTPAEELQSTLETVEKDTASQAG; encoded by the coding sequence ATGTCCCTGCGCAGCACCCTCCTCGCGACCACCGCGATCACCGCCTCCGCTCTCCTCCTCGCCGGCTGCTCGTCCGCCGCGTCGGGCGACGACGACGCCGTCCGCATCGGCGTCGTCGGCGCGAGCGACCCGTACTGGGCCACCTACGAGAAGGCCGCGGAGGACGAGGGGATCGACGTCGAGATCGTCGACTTCACCGACTACAACCAGCCCAACCCGGCGCTGACCGAGGGCGAGATCGACCTCAACCAGTTCCAGCACCTGGTCTACCTCTCGCAGTACAACACCTCGGCCGACGCCGACCTCGTGCCGATCGGCGCGACCGCGATCTACCCGCTCGGGCTCTACTCCACGCAGTACGACAGCGTCGACGACATCCCCGAGGGCGCGACGGTCGCCGTGCCCGACGACGCGAGCAACCAGGCGCGCGGGCTCCTCGTGCTCCAGTCCGCCGGCCTCATCGAGCTGAAGGACGGCGGCAGCATCCTCTCCAGCGTCGACGACGTCGACACCTCGTCGTCGAAGGTCGAGGTCACCGCGCTCGACGCCGCGCTGACCGCGACCTCGCTGCCCGACGTGGCCGCCGCGATCGTGAACAACGACTACCTCGAGGGCGCCGGCCTCGCCGCCTCCGACGCGATCGCCGAGGACGACCCGAGCGACCCCAACGCGATCCCCTACGTCAACGTCTTCGCGGCGCGCTCCGAGGACGCCGACAACGAGACCTACGGGAAGCTCGTCGAGATCTACCAGAACACGCAGGCGGTGCTCGACGGCGTCTCGGAGCAGTCCGGCGGCACCGCGATCTTCGTGAAGACGCCCGCCGAGGAGCTGCAGTCCACGCTCGAGACCGTCGAGAAGGACACCGCCTCGCAGGCCGGCTGA
- a CDS encoding 3,4-dioxygenase subunit beta has protein sequence MTRIPEPQRTPDGPVYEGRRLDHPDEEVVDQGLLFDVGTLFSRRRVLSLIGVGAASVGLAACSTVGGTSATASATASPTASATASATATATASPTATAAATAAGAEIPDETAGPYPGDGSNGVDVLENSGIVRSDIRSSIDSAATAEGVPMTLTLTLLDLANGGVPFAGVAVYVWHCDAGGNYSMYSSGIEDETYLRGVQVADANGTVTFTSVIPACYSGRWPHIHFEVYPGLDSITDASNAIATSQVALQQEACSAVYALDAYSGSAKNLASTSLDSDNVFGDDGGVLQLATMSGDTTSGYAVSLTVPVDTATAPTAGSAPASR, from the coding sequence ATGACCCGCATTCCCGAGCCCCAGCGCACCCCCGACGGACCCGTCTACGAGGGCCGCCGCCTCGATCACCCCGACGAGGAGGTCGTCGACCAGGGCCTGCTCTTCGACGTCGGCACCCTCTTCAGCCGCCGCCGCGTGCTCTCGCTGATCGGAGTCGGCGCGGCCTCCGTCGGACTGGCCGCGTGCTCGACGGTGGGCGGCACCAGCGCGACGGCCTCCGCGACGGCGTCTCCCACCGCGTCTGCCACTGCCTCCGCGACCGCCACCGCCACCGCCTCGCCGACGGCGACCGCCGCGGCGACCGCCGCGGGCGCCGAGATCCCCGACGAGACCGCCGGCCCCTACCCCGGCGACGGGTCGAACGGCGTCGACGTGCTCGAGAACTCGGGGATCGTCCGCAGCGACATCCGCTCGAGCATCGACAGCGCGGCGACGGCCGAGGGCGTCCCGATGACGCTGACCCTCACCCTCCTCGACCTGGCGAACGGAGGCGTGCCGTTCGCGGGCGTCGCCGTGTACGTCTGGCACTGCGACGCGGGCGGGAACTACTCGATGTACTCCAGCGGCATCGAGGACGAGACGTACCTCCGCGGTGTCCAGGTCGCCGACGCGAACGGCACCGTGACCTTCACCTCGGTGATCCCCGCCTGCTACTCGGGGCGCTGGCCGCACATCCACTTCGAGGTCTACCCCGGGCTCGACTCGATCACCGACGCGTCGAACGCGATCGCGACCTCGCAGGTCGCCCTGCAGCAGGAGGCGTGCAGTGCGGTCTACGCGCTCGACGCGTACAGCGGCTCGGCGAAGAACCTCGCCTCGACCAGCCTCGACTCCGACAACGTCTTCGGCGACGACGGCGGCGTGCTGCAGCTCGCGACGATGAGCGGGGACACGACGTCGGGCTACGCCGTCTCACTGACGGTGCCGGTCGACACCGCCACCGCCCCCACCGCGGGCAGCGCGCCGGCGAGCCGCTGA